The proteins below come from a single Megalops cyprinoides isolate fMegCyp1 chromosome 5, fMegCyp1.pri, whole genome shotgun sequence genomic window:
- the LOC118777748 gene encoding transmembrane protein 150A-like, producing MTAWIVLPVSLSAFSITGIWIVYAMAVMNHHVCPVENWSYNVTCTEETAKPGFPKTCCTLQDIPLISKCGSFPPESCLFSLIGNVGAFMVVMVCLLRYAQVIEHSHRCWTNTSALVSGCTNALGLVMVGNFQVDHAKSLHYVGAGVAFPAGLLFVCLQCVLTYRVAVTALDYWMAHVRVALAAGALVSLVLSGIFFIHESFVLQHAAAICEWVFTVDILIFYGTFTYEFGAVNNDTMIVALQRSHHRGSGVIIGGGGRGGAMGSGTKSLKSPGGSSTSTHLNCNPESIAML from the exons ATGACTGCCTGGATCGTCCTGCCCGTCAGCCTCTCCGCCTTCTCCATCACAGGAATATGGATCGT TTACGCTATGGCAGTGATGAACCATCACGTGTGTCCTGTAGAGAACTG GTCGTACAATGTGACGTGTACGGAGGAGACTGCCAAGCCGGGCTTCCCCAAGACCTGCTGCACTCTGCAGGACATCCCCCTCATTAG TAAGTGTGGCTCATTCCCCCCGGAGAGCTGTCTCTTCAGCCTGATTGGCAACGTGGGAGCTTTCATGG TGGTGATGGTGTGCCTGCTTCGCTACGCCCAGGTTATCGAGCACAGCCACCGCTGCTGGACCAACACCAGCGCCCTGGTCTCCGGCTGCACCAACGCCCTGGGCCTGGTCATGGTGGGCAATTTCCAG gtgGACCATGCCAAGTCTCTGCACTACGTGGGGGCGGGCGTGGCCTTCCCGGCTGgcctgctgtttgtgtgcttgcagtgCGTGCTGACGTACCGCGTGGCGGTCACCGCCCTCGACTACTGGATGGCCCACGTCCGCGTTGCCCTTGCCGCTGGGGCCCTGGTCTCCCTGGTCCTTA gcggcatttttttcatccacgAGAGCTTTGTCCTGCAGCACGCGGCAGCCATCTGTGAGTGGGTCTTTACCGTGGACATCCTGATCTTCTACGGCACCTTCACCTACGAGTTCGGCGCTGTCAACAACGACACCATGATCGTGGCCCTGCAGCGCAGCCACCATCGGGGGTCGGGGGTCATCatcgggggcggggggaggggcggggcaaTGGGGAGCGGCACCAAGAGCCTGAAGTCACCTGGAGGGAGCAGCACCTCCACCCACCTCAACTGCAACCCAGAGAGCATCGCCATGCTGTAG
- the LOC118778080 gene encoding vesicle-associated membrane protein 5-like yields the protein MSGDGRLEQMQKEVDEVKVIMKENFEKVDERREHLKDLDTRSELLRQQSMKFSKTAVKVKQKKRSSNNRMKVLLVGGLVGLVLLVIIIAVLASSYKTDDSNAEQTVKAGGP from the exons ATG AGTGGGGATGGCCGTCTGGAGCAGATGCAGAAGGAGGTGGATGAGGTGAAGGTCATCATGAAGGAAAACTTTGAAAAAGTAGATGAGCGGCGAGAACACCTTAAGGACCTCGACACCAGAAGTGAACTTCTGCGGCAGCAG AGCATGAAATTCTCTAAGACTGCAGTGAAGGTGAAGCAGAAGAAACGCTCGTCTAACAATAGGATGAAGGTCCTGCTTGTTGGAGGGCTGGTAGGGCTGGTGTTGCTGGTGATCATCATAGCCGTGCTGGCTAGCTCATATAAGACAGACGACTCCAATGCTGAGCAAACTGTGAAGGCCGGTGGACCATAG